A section of the Parasteatoda tepidariorum isolate YZ-2023 chromosome 6, CAS_Ptep_4.0, whole genome shotgun sequence genome encodes:
- the LOC107448593 gene encoding uncharacterized protein (The sequence of the model RefSeq protein was modified relative to this genomic sequence to represent the inferred CDS: added 5 bases not found in genome assembly) gives MEMSFSTNSMIWRILRRHAELSDLFGHAGLSHSKLSKMSQSFKWSTGMERTFIKLFKKEPNIWNTKLPEHKDRVRRNASFEKISEKLKMKWPQHATEFTTKKLQYKFDKLKSTFQRIIRYDRKQNWVHFQSLRFLEDVGKGETSISNLEESDEESSLSSQNVEEIVVETLVRTGSTSKKSGAASTRTKGGAGSTSKKCGTTKIKRKRKTPESNSVKSSAKSSTYNLRQGYAFKHRRGNARGTPEEAANYGKKDGTFKEYRCFSPTVTRYKKSIGGSSVEQLKESCGVWLCGPPRCGKDYAVRQIKSLFIKSLNKWWDGYQNEEAVLLSDVGPSHTRLGFFLKIWTDIYPFKAETKCSSIEIRPRKVFCTSNFRLEEVFKGNILSALQARMNEYDFYHEPHKKTERLNVGAPELVLSVLVENGEIHEI, from the exons GATGTCATTTTCGACCAATAGCATGATCTGGCGCATTTTGAGAAGGCATGCAGAACTGTCAGACTTGTTTGGGCATGCTGGACTGTCACACTCTAAACTAT CAAAGATGAGTCAAAGCTTTAAGTGGAGTACTGGTATGGAGAGGACTTTcattaaactctttaaaaaggAACCAAACATATGGAATACAAAGTTGCCTGAACATAAGGATAGGGTGCGAAGGAAtgcttcttttgaaaaaatatctgaaaaactaaaaatgaagtGGCCTCAGCATGCCACTGAATTCACAAcga AAAAGttgcaatataaatttgataagtTAAAGTCTACATTCCAAAGGATTATAAGATATGACAGAAAACAGAATTGGGTTCATTTCCAATCATTAAGATTCCTTGAAGATGTTGGCAAAGGGGAGACTAGCATTTCAAACTTGGAGGAAAGTGATGAGGAATCTTCTTTGTCAAGTCAG aatGTGGAAGAAATTGTAGTGGAAACACTAGTAAGAACTGGAAGCACTAGTAAGAAAAGTGGTGCTGCAAGCACTAGAACAAAAGGTGGTGCTGGAAGCACAAGTAAGAAATGTGGTACTacaaagattaaaagaaaaagaaagactCCTGAAAGCAATAGTGTTAAAAGTAGTGCTAAAAGCAGTACTTATAACTTACGTCAGGGTTACGCCTTCAAACATCGACGCGGTAATGCTCGTGGTACGCCTGAGGAAGCTGCGAATTATGGTAAGAAAGATGGCACGTTCAAGGAGTATAGATGTTTTTCACCTACAGTTACAAGGTACAAGAAGTCTATTGGAGGATCTTCAGTGGAGCAATTAAAGGAATCGTGTGGCGTATGGCTATGTGGTCCGCCACGTTGTGGAAAAGATTATGCTGTTCGTCAGATAAAATCATTGTTTATTAAATCGTTAAATAAATGGTGGGATGGATATCAAAATGAGGAAGCTGTGTTACTTAGTGATGTGGGGCCATCACATACGCGGCTcggtttttttctaaaaatatggaCTGATATTTATCCTTTTAAAGCTGAAACTAAGTGTTCTTCAATAGAAATTAGGCCAAGGAAAGTGTTTTGTACTTCAAATTTTCGTTTGGAGGAAGTTTTTAAAGGGAACATTCTGTCAGCTTTACAAGCAAGAATGAACGAGTATGATTTCTATCATGAGCCGCATAAAAAAACGGAACGTTTAAATGTTGGCGCTCCTGAGCTCGTGTTATCAGTGCTAGTCGAAAATGGGGAAATTCATGAAATCTAA